In Musa acuminata AAA Group cultivar baxijiao chromosome BXJ2-8, Cavendish_Baxijiao_AAA, whole genome shotgun sequence, one genomic interval encodes:
- the LOC108952081 gene encoding oryzain alpha chain-like → MASALTFLLLLAAAVVASAVPDLYMVTSGEGHSEQVSGRSEEEVRLLYLEWVAKHRPSRNALAEEASRFEVFKDNLRYIDAHNAAADRGEHAFRLGLNRFAALTNEEYRAKYLGVRAAASRRRRASSEGSNRYRLRDGDDLPDSIDWREKGAVVGVKDQGSCGSCWAFSTIAAVEGINQIVTGDLISLSEQELVDCDTYYNQGCNGGLMDYAFEFIINNGGIDTDEDYPYKARDGTCDTYRKNAHVVAIDAYEDVPVNDEKSLQKAVANQPVSVAIEAGGRTFQLYDSGIFTGSCGTALDHGVTAVGYGSKNGQDYWLVKNSWGEDWGEAGYIRMERNIASATGKCGIAMEASYPIKKGQNPPNPGPSPPSPVKPPTVCDNYYTCPESTTCCCVYEYGRSCFAWGCCPLEDATCCEDHYSCCPHDYPICNVQEGTCLMSKNSPLRVKASKRTPAIPYWAHSVSEGKRSSA, encoded by the exons TCACCTTCCTTCTCCTCTTGGCCGCGGCGGTGGTCGCCTCAGCTGTCCCCGACTTGTACATGGTGACAAGCGGGGAGGGCCACAGCGAGCAGGTGTCCGGGCGGAGCGAGGAAGAGGTGCGTCTGCTCTACCTCGAGTGGGTGGCCAAGCACCGGCCGTCCCGCAACGCGCTTGCGGAAGAGGCGAGCAGGTTCGAGGTGTTCAAGGACAACCTCCGCTACATCGACGCCCATAACGCGGCGGCCGACCGCGGGGAGCACGCCTTCCGCCTTGGCCTCAACCGGTTCGCCGCCCTGACCAACGAGGAGTACCGGGCCAAGTATCTAGGCGTCCGAGCCGCCGCGTCCCGCCGGAGGAGGGCCTCATCGGAGGGCAGCAACCGGTACCGGCTGAGGGACGGCGATGATTTGCCGGATTCCATCGATTGGAGGGAGAAGGGCGCTGTTGTCGGCGTTAAAGATCAAGGCAGCTGTG GGAGCTGCTGGGCATTTTCGACGATTGCTGCTGTGGAAGGTATCAACCAGATCGTGACCGGCGACCTGATCTCTCTGTCCGAGCAGGAATTGGTGGACTGCGACACCTACTACAACCAGGGCTGCAACGGGGGGCTCATGGATTATGCCTTTGAGTTCATCATCAACAATGGTGGTATCGACACCGATGAGGACTACCCATACAAGGCCCGAGATGGAACTTGCGATACCTACAGG AAAAATGCACATGTTGTGGCAATTGACGCATATGAGGATGTTCCGGTTAACGATGAGAAGTCTCTGCAAAAAGCAGTTGCTAACCAACCGGTTAGTGTTGCTATTGAAGCTGGTGGCAGGACATTCCAGCTTTATGACTCG GGAATATTCACCGGATCTTGTGGGACTGCACTAGATCATGGTGTGACTGCCGTAGGCTATGGCTCCAAGAATGGCCAGGACTACTGGCTTGTGAAGAACTCATGGGGCGAAGACTGGGGCGAGGCTGGATACATACGAATGGAACGTAATATTGCATCTGCCACTGGCAAGTGTGGTATTGCAATGGAGGCCTCATACCCCATTAAGAAGGGCCAGAACCCACCAAACCCTGGTCCATCTCCACCTTCCCCTGTTAAGCCACCCACAGTCTGTGATAACTACTACACCTGCCCAGAGAGTACCACATGCTGCTGCGTCTATGAGTACGGGCGCTCCTGCTTTGCATGGGGATGCTGTCCTCTTGAGGATGCAACCTGCTGCGAAGATCATTACAGCTGTTGTCCTCATGACTACCCCATCTGCAATGTTCAGGAAGGAACCTGCCTAATG AGCAAGAACAGTCCACTTAGAGTGAAGGCTTCCAAACGCACTCCAGCAATTCCCTACTGGGCTCACTCTGTCTCGGAGGGCAAGAGGAGCAGCGCGTAA
- the LOC135581325 gene encoding protein IRX15-LIKE-like produces MKGFGSTKLIFLQPSSISKQGGNGITTSISILVSHHHRVWLLALLAFFAFVSLVTLLNTTTARDPNGLPSSAVMSAGSISSRPPPPLLPAPVFDSLVNYAVFSNSTGKMAEGDLRAVAGVLRLRGPCNLLVFGLGHETPLWRALNHGGRTVFVDENEYYVAHVEGRNPGVEAYDVAYTTKVREMPELIAAARRHRRGDCRPVQNLLFSDCRLAINDLPNQLYDVPWDVILVDGPKGYSATEPGRMSAIFTAAVMARSGGPGHVDVLVHEYDRKVEKLCSAEFLCPENLVAATRSLAHFRIRGGPADEFCANQADTASLSSPAGGKAAAS; encoded by the coding sequence ATGAAGGGATTTGGCAGCACAAAGTTGATATTTCTGCAGCCTTCGTCCATCAGCAAGCAAGGAGGCAATGGGATCACCACATCCATCTCCATCTTGGTCTCCCACCATCATCGCGTTTGGCTCCTCGCTCTCCTCGCCTTCTTCGCCTTTGTCTCCCTCGTTACTCTCCTCAACACCACCACTGCGAGAGATCCAAATGGCCTCCCCTCCTCCGCTGTGATGTCTGCCGGCTCGATCTCTTCtcgcccgccgccgccgctgcttcccgctcCCGTCTTCGATTCGCTCGTCAACTACGCGGTGTTCTCCAACTCCACGGGGAAGATGGCGGAGGGCGACCTCCGGGCGGTCGCGGGCGTGCTCCGGCTGCGGGGGCCGTGCAACCTGCTCGTGTTCGGGTTGGGGCACGAGACGCCGCTGTGGCGCGCGCTCAACCACGGCGGCCGCACCGTGTTCGTGGACGAGAACGAGTACTACGTCGCCCACGTGGAGGGGCGCAATCCCGGGGTGGAGGCCTACGACGTGGCCTACACCACCAAGGTCCGGGAGATGCCGGAGCTCATCGCCGCCGCCCGACGGCATCGCCGCGGGGACTGCCGGCCGGTGCAGAACCTGCTCTTCTCCGACTGCCGCCTCGCCATCAACGACCTCCCCAACCAGCTCTACGACGTCCCCTGGGATGTCATCCTCGTCGACGGGCCGAAGGGGTACTCGGCGACGGAGCCCGGGCGGATGTCGGCCATCTTCACCGCCGCCGTCATGGCCAGGTCCGGCGGGCCGGGGCACGTGGACGTGCTCGTCCACGAATACGATCGAAAGGTGGAGAAGCTGTGCAGCGCGGAGTTCCTCTGCCCGGAGAACCTTGTGGCCGCTACCCGCAGCCTCGCCCACTTCCGCATCCGCGGCGGTCCCGCCGATGAGTTCTGCGCCAACCAGGCCGACACCGCGTCGTTGTCGTCGCCGGCTGGAGGCAAAGCCGCCGCCTCGTAG